The window CATGTAGGCGAAGCGCCCGTCGACCCGCTGCGGCAGCCCGGCATTGGGCTGTGCGATCACGGGCAGGCCAGGCTCCAGCATGCGGGTCACCATCTCATACACGCCGGCCGGACCGTCCGCGCAGTTGACACCGATCGCGTCGGCACCCCAGTCGCGCAAGCGGCTGGCCATGACCTCGGGGCCCGAGCCGTCCGCCATGGTTCCAAAAGGGTCGAAGGATAGCTGCGCGACCACTGGCAATCTGCCCGCCGCTGCCTCGAGCGCTGCCTCGAGCGCCAGGGCAAGCTCCTCGGGCTGGCGGAAGGTCTCGAGCAGCAGCAGATCGACGGGTTGCTCCTGCAACAGGTCGCACTGCTCCCGAAAGATTGTCTTCAATGCTCCCCGCTGCTCGGGTGGCAGGGCTTTCAACAGCACTCCCGTAGGCCCAACCGAAGCGGCAACGTAGGCGTTGCTCTGCGACACTTCCCTCGCGATACGCGCACCTGCGGCGTTGATCTCCCCGACGCGGCGTTCCAACCCGTACGACTGGAGGCGCCGGCTGTTGGCGCCGAAGGTGTTCGTGGTGAGGACCTGTGCGCCCGCATCCAGATGCTCCTGGTGGATCCGTCCCACAAGCTCGGGTCGCGAGAGGTTGATCTCATCGAAGTTGGCGCTGTACAGGATCCCGTGCTCGTACAGCGCGGTGCCCATGGCCCCGTCAAACACCAGGGCGCCCTTGCGCAAGCGGTCGAGAAAGTCCTCTCGCTGGGTGCTCATGGCAAAGCAGTCCCTAAGGGCCCGCGGAAGAACAACTCATCCATTTCGCCGATTCTGGCCACAGCTGGCTATGTTGCTCCTCCTCGAAGTATCCCCAATACTCCTCGTCGTCACGCCTCGCCAGCGGCGCCCGGTCCTCACCGAAACACACGGGTTATTCTTCCGCGGGCCCCAAGAAACAATGGCAAGCATCATCACGCTTTGCCCCGTGCCGGGGCTGTGCTAGCCTCGAAAGTGTGGACGTAGTCCTCCGCAAGCTGGGCCGCAAGGGCGGGCGGGTAGTTGTAGGGCGTCTCGTACGGCCACCCAAGTACGGTGATGTGGTCATCGTGGAATTCCCGGACGGCTTGCATGAATACGTGACCACTTCGGTCAAGCGTATCTTGAAGCTTTGTGGCAGCGACGTGTTCTTCTTGCAGACCGCGAACAGCCGCTACCGGCTGGAAGTGCGTTCGAGCCCGGTCGTGATGGAAGCGGTGTAGTCGCACGGTACGGACGCGCGTTCACAGCGACCGTGGATCGCACCGCGTCAGCTTGCGCACCAGGTCGTCGAGCACGGCCCGCAGGCGCTCGAAATCCTGCTCCCGCGGTTCGCTGGTTGCTTCGTCTACGTAGAGCGCCCGATTGAGCTCGATCTGAATCGCGTGCCAGCCTTTGTCGGGCTGGCCGTAGTGAACCGTTGTCCAGCCGCCACGGTACGGATCGTCGTGCATTACCGTGAGCCCAGCAGAGCGGAAGTGCGCGTCGATCAGGTCGATGACGCCCGCTGCCGCGGTACTGCCGCCGTGTGTGCCCGGCACCACATCGGCTCTTCGGGCACCGGGATCACGATGTTGGGAGCGGCCGGCAGAAGGCATCGAGTGCCCCGCGATCAGGATTGCATATCCCGTTTGGGCCCTGAGCTGCTCCATCGTTTGGCGCAACCGGCTGTGGTAGGGATAGTAGTAGCGCTGCAAGCGTTCGCACAGCGCACGGTAGGTCAACGGCTGCTTCATGACCGCATGGCCGTCGGTCGTTGTCCGCCAAACCACGCCTCGCGGCTGCCAGGCCACGGGCGCTGGGTGGTCGGCCACGGTGTCGGCATCAACGTCGTCGTGCGCGCGGTTGAGATCCACCACGTAGCGGCTGTGCCGCGCCACCAGCATGGTTGCGTCGAGCTTGGGCGCGTTGGCGAAGAGTTGATCGACATAGATGTCGGCGTCTCGCAGGACGGTGTCCATGGGAAGATCGGCCTGCGCCAGCACTTCCTCGGGGATGGCGAGCCCTGCGTGGGGAATCTCGACCAACACCGGTCGCGATGCCCCTACCGGCGTAATGAACTCGAAGCTACGCATTCGCGACCGATGTAGCACATCAGGCGCCAGTGCGGGGAGCCGTGCCCGATAGAGCCGGCGTGCCCGATGGAGCCGCGGGGTGAGGCAGGTGCATCGGTCGG of the Pseudomonadota bacterium genome contains:
- a CDS encoding S24/S26 family peptidase, with the protein product MDVVLRKLGRKGGRVVVGRLVRPPKYGDVVIVEFPDGLHEYVTTSVKRILKLCGSDVFFLQTANSRYRLEVRSSPVVMEAV
- a CDS encoding N-formylglutamate amidohydrolase — its product is DRCTCLTPRLHRARRLYRARLPALAPDVLHRSRMRSFEFITPVGASRPVLVEIPHAGLAIPEEVLAQADLPMDTVLRDADIYVDQLFANAPKLDATMLVARHSRYVVDLNRAHDDVDADTVADHPAPVAWQPRGVVWRTTTDGHAVMKQPLTYRALCERLQRYYYPYHSRLRQTMEQLRAQTGYAILIAGHSMPSAGRSQHRDPGARRADVVPGTHGGSTAAAGVIDLIDAHFRSAGLTVMHDDPYRGGWTTVHYGQPDKGWHAIQIELNRALYVDEATSEPREQDFERLRAVLDDLVRKLTRCDPRSL